From a region of the Narcine bancroftii isolate sNarBan1 chromosome 5, sNarBan1.hap1, whole genome shotgun sequence genome:
- the rhocb gene encoding rho-related GTP-binding protein RhoA-D — translation MAAIRKKLVIVGDGACGKTCLLIVFSKDQFPEVYVPTVFENYIADIEVDGKQVELALWDTAGQEDYDRLRPLSYPDTDVILMCFSIDSPDSLENIPEKWTPEVKHFCPSVPIILVGNKKDLRNDENTRKELAKMKQEPVRPEEGRDMTNKISAFGYMECSAKTKEGVREVFEMATRAALQVKHKKRRKCVLL, via the exons ATGGCTGCCATTCGGAAAAAGTTGGTGATTGTTGGAGATGGTGCTTGTGGCAAAACGTGTCTTCTCATCGTGTTCAGTAAAGACCAGTTTCCTGAGGTTTATGTACCCACTGTTTTTGAAAACTACATTGCAGACATTGAAGTGGATGGCAAACAG GTTGAACTTGCACTCTGGGATACAGCTGGGCAAGAAGATTACGATAGACTCCGGCCTCTGTCATATCCAGACACTGATgttattttaatgtgtttttcAATTGATAGTCCAGATAGCTTGG AAAATATCCCTGAGAAGTGGACACCTGAAGTGAAGCACTTTTGTCCCAGTGTGCCTATAATTCTAGTTGGAAATAAAAAAGACTTGCGAAATGATGAAAACACACGGAAAGAACTTGCCAAAATGAAGCAG GAACCTGTAAGGCCAGAAGAAGGACGGGATATGACTAACAAGATCAGTGCTtttggttacatggagtgttctGCCAAAACAAAGGAAGGAGTTCGGGAGGTCTTTGAGATGGCCACAAGAGCTGCATTACAAGTTAAACACAAGAAGAGACGCAAGTGTGTGTTGTTGTAG